The DNA window TCGCGTGGCCGTCGAATCGCTGGCGCAGGAGCACGATCTGATGACGGTTGCGCTGGCGTGTGTGAAGCTTGCCCACAAGGCGGCCGGCGGCGACCGGGACGACGGCGAGGACGGCGACCCGTCCCGGCCTTCCGGCCCGACCGGCGGCAAATCCGGCGGCGCGAAGCCCGCCAGCGCTCGCACGACCGCGGCCAGCCCCGGCAGTGCCGCACCCGTTGAGGAAGAACCGGCGGCGGCGATGTCGCGGCTGTATGTCGGTGTCGGCCGAACCGACGGCATCCTGCCGCAGCACATTATCGCGGCGATCACCGGGCTGACCGGCATCATGGGAGAGCAGATCGGCACCGTGGAAATCGCCGACCGCCATTCGGTCGTCGAAGTGCCCGAGTCGCTGGTCGAGAAAGTGATCTACGGCATGCGGAAGTGCCGCATCCGCGGCCGGAAGGCGGCGGTGCGGCGGTTCCTGGATAACCGCCAGCCTTGAGGCAAGACCACGGGGAAGCCAGTCCCCGATCGACCCAGGAGATTGTAGATCATGCGATTTCTACCCAACGCGATTCGGCTGACGCTGGCAGTATTCCTGGGGTTTGTCGCGTTTGGCGGCGGCGCGCCATCGGCCGAGCCGCCGGCCGCTGCCATCAAGTTCATTGATGTGCATGTCCACGCGCATCCCTGCACGCCCGGCGGACTGGACGTTGTGGCCGAATGGATGGCGCGGAACCAGATCGACCGCTGCATTGTCAGCCCGCTGAATCACAAGGGGTCCCGCGACTACACCGACGACGATCGAAAGACCATGCTCGCGAACTTTGCCCATTACAAGGGCAGGATCGATCGCATGTGCATCATCGACGCCGGCCAGGTGCAGACGGTCGATGAGGCGGTGAAGATTCTTCAGAAAGAGGTCGCCGACGGCGCGATTGCCTTCGGCGAGCACTACGGCGTGGGGCTGATGTTCGACGATCCGAAGAACATGCTGCTTTACGAGGCGTGCGAGAAGGTCGGCCTGCCGGTGATGTTCCACATCGACCAGAATAAGAACATGGTCGAGAAGGGCATGGAGCGGGTGGACAACGTCCTCAAGCGATTTCCCAAGTGCAGGCTGATTGCCCATGCCTACTGGTGGCGGCAGTTGAAGGACGCCGACCGTCAGCTCCAGCAGTTTCCGAACCTGTATGCCGACGTGTCGGGCACGGTGGTCCCCGACCTGCTGAGCCGCGATACCAAGTTTGCCCGCGAGTTCGTCATCCGTAACCAGGACAAACTGCTGTTCGGCACCGATGAGGGATGGTGGTCGTTCAAGAAAAACCCGTCGCCGTACAAGCACTACACCTTCTTCGAATCGCTCGATCTTCCCGCCGAGGTGCGCTACAAGGTCTATCGCGGCAACGCCGAGAAGCTGTTCGGGTGGAAGGGGGTGGAGAAGAAGTGAGCCGCGGCGGCGCTGGAGTCGAGCAGCGCACTGGTGTGTGCGGCGAGAACTACTTCAACAGGTCGGGGTAATGCCGCTTGATGAGTGCCTGTTCTTCGGCTGAAAGCGCCGACAAGGGCACCGGCTTGTCAGCGGGCCTTAGCCCCTTCTGGTTCAGTCGGTTCATCAGGCTCCAGTTGCGGACGTGCTTGCCCGGCTGCGGATCGGGCGGCTCTTGGGCCGGCAAGTCGTATCGCGTGAAATCAATGACGACCTCGGAGGCGTCGCGGCCGGCGTCCCCCAGCAATGCCAGGCGGAAGTCCTTGTTCATGAACCAGCGTATCTGCTTTTCGGGTTCAGACCCCGGGAACCCCGAGCCTCGCTTGACGAACTGGTAATCAAGTTTTTCGTTGTCCTTGAACTGCTGCCGCCAGAGTGTGCCGAACTCGCCGTGGGTGATGCACTTGGCTTCCGGCCAGCGGCGGCGGATTTCAGTGAGCCATTGCTCCAGGCCATCCATGCCGTTGCGGCCGCGATAGCCGTAGATCTTGCGACCTTCGACCAATGCCAGTTCCCAGATGCTGGTCACCCAGGCGAAGCCGTTTGCTTTGAAGCCGTCGTCGAAATGCGTGGCCGTGGTGGCGAGCATTTGTGCAAGGCCTTTTTCCGTTCCGTAGCCCAGGAGTGTCTCGATGGGCCCGACGCCGGCACGGCTCCTGAAGCCTCCGGTTTGCCCGGCGCGACGGGCGTTGAGGAAGTCCACGGTCCAGCCGTCGAGGTTGACGCAGTCGATCTTGTCTTCCTTGCCCTGAGCCGGTTTCAGGAAGTGTTCGCGCGACGGGTAGTAGGGGTAGGCGACGGAGCCGTCACCGTCGCCGTTGTCGACGGCGTGCTGGCTCCAGATGTTCCCCTGGCAGACGTGGATGCCTTCGGTTTCGGAGAGATAACGCAGGTTCTGGGCGGAGAGGAAGCCGGCGATCACGCAGCGAGGCCGATAGCCGTTGCCCACCATCTCCGACACGAGCCGAAGCCCGTCGTGCAGGTCACGATTCACCTGCTCGCGGGAGTTGTACATGTTCGCGAAGTATCCGGCCGGAAGAAAGGTGACCTCGTCGCCGAGTTGCTGGTGGTAGGAGACCACGAGCTTCCGCAGGGCCTGGTAGTCCGGCCGTTGGTCGTTCAACGCGAGCCAGGTGAAGGCCCAGGTGATCCTTGCCCCGGGCCAGGCGCGGGCGATGGTTTCGCGAAACAGCTTCGCCTCGGCGGGCGTGTGCAGGCTGGATTCATCCGGGCCATGAGCCGTTTCCCGGGTGACCTCGATCTGCCGGACCCGCACGACGGTGGCGAACGTGACGAACCGGTGCCCCATAAGGGTAAGCGGTGCGTCGGTTGCGGTTGGGGCGGCGGGTGCCGCAGGCACAGCGTTGTCGGTGCCGGTCTTGTGTTGCAGGGCACTGCAGGCCATGCCCACCAGGAGAACGCCAAAAGCCGTCGCCGCGAGCAGTCTCTTCATAGCAGGAGCCTGTCTTTGTCGTAGATGCCAGACTTTGTTGAACGGGGTGACGGGCGACATCGCCGAGGATGGCGACGCAGTTTCGGCGGCCTATGGCTTGGCGTCGCCGTTGGCGGCTTTTTCGCGGGCTCGGGCCTTGGCCTTGATGTCTTCGTTGGCCTGCTTCAGCCGCTGTGGCCACTCGAAGGTGGGGGCCTTGGAAGGGTCGTAGCCTTCCATGTGGCCAACGAGACGGGTGGCAGGCTTGCTGTACTTCAGTTCGGTGTCGCCGAAGACTTCGCGGCACATCGCGGCAAGGCCGGGGTCGTATTCGATCAGCTGTGAGCGCAGATGGACGTGGTTGTGGTCGTGGTCGTTTACGCGGTTGTCGTCGAACCAGGATTGCACGCCCTCGGCGAAATACTCGCTGTGGTTCACCGAGGCGTATTTGCCTTTCCAGAGGCCGGCTTTCATCGCGGCGTCGTAGGTCGCCTTGAGGCGTGTGTCGAAGGTGGGATCGACATTGAGCATGCCGCGGAGGTGAATGTTATGGGCAAACTCGTGGATGAGAATGCACTCTTTGACATACGGGTCGCCCGGGTAGCCAAGCACGTTTTCCTCGGCGACGGTGCAGTAAGGATCGGTCTCGCTGCCGCCGAGGCCGCGGGCGCGGGCGTCCCAGTAGTCCTTCGGGTCGATCTTGCTGAAGCCGGGTACCCTTGCGGTGGCCATGCGGGCGAATTCCGGCAGGTCGGTGGTGTATTCGTTGTGGGCCATGACGCACATGCGTGCGCCGCTCTTGATCATCGCGTCGCGCACGTCGGGGCGCTTGGCGAGCATAATGTCCACGAGGTAGGCGGCTTCCTTGAGTGCGTAGGGGTTCACCTTTGCAGAAGCGACGATGGGGAACCCGTTGGCGCTGACCTGCTGGGTATAGAACGCGGGAACGCCGTCGCGGCCCTTGGGATCGAAGCGGAACCCCTGCACCGGCACCAGGCTGGTCACGGCGGCTTCCGACTTGTCCTCACGCCCGACGACGACGAATCGATGACCGATTTCGGTCGAGATGATCGTGTTCTTGCCGGGCGAGACCGACCCGTTGGCCACTCGGTCGTTGTCGGACCGAAGCCAGAAGATGTCGATGGGCTGCGGGCTGCCGTTGATGATCTGCAGCTTCGGGCGTCGGGCGTCGGGGGCATCGGCGGCAGAGGCGGCGGGCATTGTGGCAGCGGCGAAAGCCAGCAAGAGGAACCGGAAAACCCATTTGGCGCTAACGGCGCGGGCTGCCAGGCGGTGCGAGCCGGGGAAACGGGGCGACAGGGCAGGCGGGGATATCATGGATTTGGCTCGCTTCTTGAAGGGCGTGCATTAAGCAGTCACGGCGGTGGCGATTCCGTGCTCGCCGTACGCCCGAGGTCGGCGGGACCGGCAGCCCAGTGTAACTCATTTGCAGGGAATCGCTTCCAGTTGTACGTCCGACGCGGTTTGACGTCCGGCTTCTTCGCACTTGGGCGCGGGATCGCGACGGTCGGGGCTGCGTTCGCGGATATCCTGCCGATCGTCGTCCTCGAAAACAAGGAGTGCCCGGTGTATCGCCATCCTCTCCCGCTTGACGGGTTCGGCCGGTTGCCGGTACATTCTCTCCCCTCATCGTCTGCGTACATGGGCCGGAATCCGCCGATCGGTTGCCAAACAAGACCGGGCCGATCGACGTACCAGCGATGCGTTCCAACAAGGAGTGGCCGTGAAGAACGATCTTCGTTCGTAACGGCTCCGACTGACTCCAAGCCCCTGCAAGGGTCAGTCCGCGGAGCCGACGGACCTTTGCAATCATCGTGGCGGATCGAGCGAAGACGGGTTTACCCCCAGTAAGCACGTCTGACGGCTGGTTCCGCCGGGAGCTTCGGAGCAACCCCGCCTGAAGCTCACCCATCGAAGGTGGGTTATTCCACCGAACAGTTCAGAGCAGTTCCTGACGATTCCGCGGCTTTGGATGGTGGATCGCAGATTCGAAATCTCAGATTTGAGATTTCCGATTTGAGATCCGAATCCGAAATGTCGGAGCTTCAGGCACCGAAGTGTGGAAACGACGGGTCCTTCGCCAGTGCCGGTGTACGCGGCGTAAACAGGCGAAGGGATCGAGTCTCTGACACTCGGGAACGAGGACACTTGGCCGGCGTCACATTCAACACCGCCGGCCGGAATTGAAGAGAGCTTTTATGTCACGCGACCTCACCAAGATCCGCAATATCGGTATTGCCGCCCACATCGACGCCGGTAAGACGACCACGTCCGAACGAATCCTGTATTACACGGGCCGCGTTCACAAGATCGGCGAAGTGCACGAAGGCACCGCCGTCATGGACTTCGATCCCGAAGAACAGAAGCGCGGCATCACGATCAACAGCGCCGCGACGTTCTGCGAATGGAGCCGCGGCAACTGGGTCACCAAGACGCCGCCGACCGCGGACCAGCTGTACAACATCAACCTGATCGACACGCCGGGCCACGTCGACTTCACTGCCGAAGTCGAACGCTCCCTGCGCGTGCTCGACGGCGCTGTCGCTGTCTTCGACGGTAAGGAAGGCGTCGAAGCCCAGTCGGAAACCGTTTGGCGTCAGGCGACTAAGTACAATGTGCCCCGTATCTGTTTCGTCAATAAGATGGACAAGGTCGGCGCGGACTATGAGTACTGCTACCAGACGATCCTGGATCGCCTGGGCGCTCCGGCGATCCCGGTCGTGGTCCCACTTGGCAAAGCCGACACCTTCCGCGGCGTCATCGACCTGATCAGCAAGATCGTCTATCAACCGGAAAAATACGGCGACGACAAGGACAAGGGCCAGACCGTCACGATGAAGTCGGTGGACAGCCTGGAAGGCGTTGACAAGGAAAACTACGAGCGATACCGCTCGATCATGCTCGAGAAGGTCGCCGAACTGGATGACGCCCTGGCCGAAAAGTACCTGGAAGACCCTGAATCACTGACGGAAAAGGAAATCCGCGCTGCTCTGCGAAAGGGCACGATCGATTTTAAGGCCCATCCGCTGTTCTGTGGATCGGCTTACCAGTACGTCGGCGTGCAGCAGGTTCTGGACGGCGTCATCGACTTCCTGCCGGCGCCGACCGACATCTCGGAAGTCAAAGGCCACGACCTCAAGGACCATGAAAAGGAAATCGTCCGCAAGCTGGTGCCGGAAGAGCCGTTCTGCGGGCTGGCGTTCAAGATCGTCGACGACAAGTTCGGCACGCTGACCTACGTTCGTGTGTACTCGGGCGTCCTCGAGCAGGGCACCCGCGTGCTGAACGCGAATAAGAACAGCAAGGAAAACATCAGCCGTATGTTCCAGATGTCGGCCAACGACCGTATTCCGCGCGATCGCGCGGAAGCCGGTGACATCGTGGCCGTCATCGGCGTTCAGGAAGCCATGACCGGCGACACCCTGTGCGACCTCGACGACCCGATCATCCTGGAACGCCCGACGTTCCCGGAACCGGTCATCAGCATGTCGATCGAGCCCAAGGCGGCCGCCGACAAGGACAAGCTCAGTCAGGCGCTGACAAACCTGCGTCGCCAGGACCCGACGTTCCAGGCGAGCTACAACAAGGAAACCGGCGAGACCATCATCGCCGGCATGGGCGAGCTGCATCTTGAAATCATCAAGCTACGTCTGACGCGCGACTACAAGGTCGAAGTCGTCGTCGGCAAGCCCAAGGTCAGCTACCGTGAGTGCATCACCGGCAAGGCCAAGGACATCCGCGGCGTTCACAAGAAGCAGTCGGGTGGTCGTGGTCAGTTCGGCGATTGCTGGATTAGCGTCGAGCCGTTCGACGGCAACGGCCCCGACGGCAAGCCGCTCGAAGCCGACGTGCTCAAGAAGCTCAAGTGGGAAGACGGCGTCGCGTTCGAGAACAAGATCGTCGGCGGCACGATTCCCAAGGAGTTCATCCCGTCGGTGGAATACGGGATCCGCACCACCTGCAAGACGGGTGTGCTCGCCGGCTTCCCGCTGATCAACCTCAAGGTCACGCTGACCGACGGCAGCTACCACGACGTCGACTCGAGCCAGATCGCGTTCGAACTGGCCGGCCGACTGGCGATCATCGACGCGGCCAAGGCGGCGGGTCTCTCGCTGCTGGAGCCGATCATGAAGCTGGTCGTCACGACGCCGAAGGACTTCGTCGGTAACGTCACCGGCGACCTGAACCGCCGCCGCGGCCTGATCCTGGACAGCCAGGAGCGCGCCAACGCGGTCATGATCGAAGCCGAAGTGCCGCTGAGCGAAATGTTCGGCTACACGACGGAACTGCGTTCGATGTCCACCGGTCGCGCCGCCGCGGCGATGGAGCCGTTGAAGTACGCGGTCGTTCCGACCAACGTGAAGAACGCGATCCTGGAAGAGAACAAGTAGGGTCCGCCTTGGCGGACGCGAAAGCGGGATAGCACGAGAGAAGCTCGGTCGAAAGACCGGGCTTCTTTCTTTGTCGGAGCGACGATCCACGTTCGACTTCGACTTTCAACAATCCCGGCCAAACGCCGGCTGAGTCCGATTTCCCTTGACCCAACCTCCTGCGTCGGTTGCACTAAGGTCGCGTTAGAACGCCGGCCCCGCTGGCGTCTGCACCTTCGGAGAAACATCGCATGATCCGCAATCCCGTTCGAGTCGCGTTGTCGGCTGCCATCGCCGCAGCGCTGTTGGGTTCGTCTTGCCCGTCTTTCGCGCAGTCCGACCCCAAGGCCGCCGAGACCAAACCGGCTGAGGTCAAACCCGATGCCAAACCGGGCACGCCCGAGTTCGTCAAGGTCGTTAAAGGCGAT is part of the Humisphaera borealis genome and encodes:
- a CDS encoding amidohydrolase family protein, which translates into the protein MRFLPNAIRLTLAVFLGFVAFGGGAPSAEPPAAAIKFIDVHVHAHPCTPGGLDVVAEWMARNQIDRCIVSPLNHKGSRDYTDDDRKTMLANFAHYKGRIDRMCIIDAGQVQTVDEAVKILQKEVADGAIAFGEHYGVGLMFDDPKNMLLYEACEKVGLPVMFHIDQNKNMVEKGMERVDNVLKRFPKCRLIAHAYWWRQLKDADRQLQQFPNLYADVSGTVVPDLLSRDTKFAREFVIRNQDKLLFGTDEGWWSFKKNPSPYKHYTFFESLDLPAEVRYKVYRGNAEKLFGWKGVEKK
- a CDS encoding DUF3863 domain-containing protein, which gives rise to MKRLLAATAFGVLLVGMACSALQHKTGTDNAVPAAPAAPTATDAPLTLMGHRFVTFATVVRVRQIEVTRETAHGPDESSLHTPAEAKLFRETIARAWPGARITWAFTWLALNDQRPDYQALRKLVVSYHQQLGDEVTFLPAGYFANMYNSREQVNRDLHDGLRLVSEMVGNGYRPRCVIAGFLSAQNLRYLSETEGIHVCQGNIWSQHAVDNGDGDGSVAYPYYPSREHFLKPAQGKEDKIDCVNLDGWTVDFLNARRAGQTGGFRSRAGVGPIETLLGYGTEKGLAQMLATTATHFDDGFKANGFAWVTSIWELALVEGRKIYGYRGRNGMDGLEQWLTEIRRRWPEAKCITHGEFGTLWRQQFKDNEKLDYQFVKRGSGFPGSEPEKQIRWFMNKDFRLALLGDAGRDASEVVIDFTRYDLPAQEPPDPQPGKHVRNWSLMNRLNQKGLRPADKPVPLSALSAEEQALIKRHYPDLLK
- the fusA gene encoding elongation factor G produces the protein MSRDLTKIRNIGIAAHIDAGKTTTSERILYYTGRVHKIGEVHEGTAVMDFDPEEQKRGITINSAATFCEWSRGNWVTKTPPTADQLYNINLIDTPGHVDFTAEVERSLRVLDGAVAVFDGKEGVEAQSETVWRQATKYNVPRICFVNKMDKVGADYEYCYQTILDRLGAPAIPVVVPLGKADTFRGVIDLISKIVYQPEKYGDDKDKGQTVTMKSVDSLEGVDKENYERYRSIMLEKVAELDDALAEKYLEDPESLTEKEIRAALRKGTIDFKAHPLFCGSAYQYVGVQQVLDGVIDFLPAPTDISEVKGHDLKDHEKEIVRKLVPEEPFCGLAFKIVDDKFGTLTYVRVYSGVLEQGTRVLNANKNSKENISRMFQMSANDRIPRDRAEAGDIVAVIGVQEAMTGDTLCDLDDPIILERPTFPEPVISMSIEPKAAADKDKLSQALTNLRRQDPTFQASYNKETGETIIAGMGELHLEIIKLRLTRDYKVEVVVGKPKVSYRECITGKAKDIRGVHKKQSGGRGQFGDCWISVEPFDGNGPDGKPLEADVLKKLKWEDGVAFENKIVGGTIPKEFIPSVEYGIRTTCKTGVLAGFPLINLKVTLTDGSYHDVDSSQIAFELAGRLAIIDAAKAAGLSLLEPIMKLVVTTPKDFVGNVTGDLNRRRGLILDSQERANAVMIEAEVPLSEMFGYTTELRSMSTGRAAAAMEPLKYAVVPTNVKNAILEENK